Genomic DNA from Chloroflexota bacterium:
TGTCGTCATTCGCAAAGGCAAAATCTCCCCTAAACTCAGGCAGCTCCTTCAGGGTAACAAGAATCTGCATGTAGGGGCACCTATTGTCTATCCTCTTAACCATGCTGACAAAATCCGCAGGCAGATTGTTCTCCCCCACCAGTCTTACGAAGGTGGCATGGGCATCGAGGTTGGACAGGACCACCTTGGCTGTTATTTTTTCACCCTTTTCAAGCTCTACCCCGACGGTCTTTCCTTTGGCTATTAGAATTCTCTTAACCGGCGTGCCAACCCTCGTCTCACCACCATTCTCCTCAAACGACCTCTGGAGACCCTCCATGAGCCTGCCCATACCACCCTTAATATGTCTCATGAACTGTCCCGCACCGTTGGTTGCGACAGAGTAAACCAAACCGAGGGCACTGCCCGGGGTGGACGGCCCCATATAGCCCGAGGAATTAACTCCGAGATAAGCTAGAGTCCCTCTGATAAGTCTATGCCTGTTGGGATCAGGAAAGAACTCATTGATCAGATCCATGCAACTGCCAAGGAAGCACCTCCTCATGGCATCCTTCGCCTGAATACTGGGCGCTGCATTCATTATGGCACCCAGAGATTTAGGCGGACTGAGCGGGTTGAAACGATCCATGGCATGGGAGGGAGTACGGCAGAATTCAAACAGGCCTGCCAGTCCCTGCAGAGCGTCTTCCCCATGGTCGTCTCGCAGATGCTCCATCATCTTGATCTCGTCAGCGTACCAGATGAGTGGTGTCTCGCCAGGCCCACCGATACTGCATGATCGGGTCGGTGCATCGACAAACTCAAGGCCACATTTTCTTAGCTCCAGGTCTTCCACAACTCGCTCGCTGAGGGGGAAGATAGTCGCTGCGCCAACATCGTGCTTGAAACCCTTGAAGAACTCTGTGGTGCCTGCCATCCCGCCTACATAGGTGTTCTTTTCCAGGCATAGTACCTTCAAGCGCTCTTTGGCCAGAATAGTGGCTGCTGCTAGGCCGTTGTGACCCGCCCCCACGACGATGACATCATAGTCAGGCATATCGAGCCTCCTTTCTACGAATCAACTCCCGACTATTGCGCAACCTGCGCATACCCTCTTCTCTGTGGCTTCTCAGTCGTTCTTAAGGCAAGTCCCCTGCTAAAGTCGTAAACACAACTCGGTTCTCATCCAACTCGGCGGCTCATGCTTTGAGTTTCGTCTCCAGCTCAGCGCTTGGAACCTAAGATTTTCTCTGCATCACTCAACGCAGGAAACATGGGTTCGAGGAACATGCCCACGAATCTTGGGCGACGTATTCGTAATGAGACTGCTATGTCTCATCAACCGTTAGACATGACGATGCTATCATTGCACTTTCGGCATGTCAAGAGTGCGATTCGGATCACCTGAGATGTAACTGAAAAAACAGGATTGTTGACCGTTGGAAGGATCACGTTCATCTTTGGATCGGAAGAGGGGAGTATTGCGTGCTCTCTGAAGTAAGGTTATACCCGCGAGGATCGTTCTCTAGAGCCTTTACTAGCCCTGGCCTCTACCCGATGGTGGCGGAGGCCTGGCAAATAGCCAAGTGCTAGAGCAGTCTCTGGCCTAAAGCAC
This window encodes:
- a CDS encoding NAD(P)/FAD-dependent oxidoreductase codes for the protein MPDYDVIVVGAGHNGLAAATILAKERLKVLCLEKNTYVGGMAGTTEFFKGFKHDVGAATIFPLSERVVEDLELRKCGLEFVDAPTRSCSIGGPGETPLIWYADEIKMMEHLRDDHGEDALQGLAGLFEFCRTPSHAMDRFNPLSPPKSLGAIMNAAPSIQAKDAMRRCFLGSCMDLINEFFPDPNRHRLIRGTLAYLGVNSSGYMGPSTPGSALGLVYSVATNGAGQFMRHIKGGMGRLMEGLQRSFEENGGETRVGTPVKRILIAKGKTVGVELEKGEKITAKVVLSNLDAHATFVRLVGENNLPADFVSMVKRIDNRCPYMQILVTLKELPEFRGDFAFANDDSLRWAMGIFPSPEDVERCWDACKSGRVAEDPVLGYQIASVWDNSLAPPGYHAGSIFVPFFPVTAARDQLHRSETKWWIRR